In Columba livia isolate bColLiv1 breed racing homer chromosome 28, bColLiv1.pat.W.v2, whole genome shotgun sequence, the genomic stretch ctgatctgggaagctaagcagggtcgggcctgGTcggtgcttggatgggagaccagctaGGTCCacagaggttctcctgcccctctgctctgccccggggagaccacacctggaatattgtgtccagctgtggcccctcagctccagcaggacagggaactgctggagagagtccagcgcagccaccaagatgctggagggagtggagcatctcccgtgtgaggaaaggctgagggagctggggctctggagctggacaagaggagcctgaggggggactcattcctggggatcaagatggaaaggggtagtgtcaggaggatggagccaggctcttctggtgacaaccagggacaggacaaggggcaatgggtgcaaactggaacacaggaggttccacttaaattctgtgattctgtgactgtccCCACTCCCAGGGTGCGATGGCCCTGGGCTGTGGCACCAGGACACGGGACAAGGACAGCTCAGGAGGGCACCCAGCCATGATGAGACACACAAGTGCAGGAGGCCCAGGACTGAGCCTTGTGTCTCTTTCCACCACCCTGATGTCTTTGTCTTGGGGTTGAAGTGGGGGGGTTGGTACAAAGAAAGGACAGATGTGAGCCAGGCCTTGGGCACGGGGCAGGTCCCGGGGGCATCACAGATGATGCTCCTGGAGTGGGGAAGGTTAGGGTTGGGGTGCCATCCCGTTGGCTTTCCCCAAgccctgctggggcagccggcaCAACGCCCCTGGTGTAAATCAGTGTAAATACAGGGAGCAACACGCCCCAGCGCATCCCCTCCCCACCACCGCCGGGGCAGGAAAGAGCCAAGGCCGGACAAGGTGACGCCGTTTCCGTCCCTGCCCGGGATGTGGATGCCGGACCCCGTGACGGGGACCATCCTGTTGGGTCCGTCCATGGGAAGGAGCTTCCTGGCTTGGGGCAGCCTCAGGGCCACGGAGCCAGGAGAGGGACCCTGGACATTGAGCAAACAGGCAGGATTGGACCCCGGGGTGCGAGGGACGCCCTTGGCTGGGCTCGTGGGGGGCTTGGGCAGGTCCAGACCTGCCCGGCGGGGTGTTCCCGGAGCCGTGAAGCAAGAGGAAGGCTGGCCGGTAATTCCTGCCCTggtcccgccgccgccgccgcacgTCTCCCAGCCCCATTCCTCCCTAATGAGCCCTGGGAACCAGCGGCTGTGGCCCCAGCGCCATAATTGCCGCCTCGGCCTACGCGTGGGGGCGGCCGcccggggggcaggtggggcgGTTGGTGTGGGGCGGGTGTTGTGCCGGTGCGGGCAGCACAGTGCTGGGGACGGGAGGATTGTTGGGGTGATCCAGCGTGAGCAGCGACGTGGGGACACCAGCATGGTGGAGGATGCTTTTTGCCTGCCCGGGGGCTTGCCGTgaccccagggctggtggcaccaGAGACCCCCATGTGTGCCCAAAGAGATGGCTTTGGCAGCACGCTGCCTGCCCTTCTACCCCCATTTTCCCAGCATGGCCATATGGGGTGTCCCGTGGCCCCTGTCCCTGACCCCCGTCCCCGCAGGTGACCGCAGGCAGCGATGGAGCAATGCACGGAGCTGGAATGGGCCGTCCAGGTGCTGGTGAACAACTTTGACAAGTACTCCAGCCACCGCTGCTGCTGCAAGAAGCCGCGGCGCATCACCAAGAAGGAGTTCCGCAAGATGCTGAGCCACGAGCTCAACCACATGCTGACGGTGAGCCTGGGGCGCGTGGGGCCGGGAGACCCGCTCCTCCCGCTCGCGGGGTGTCCCACCCTGCACCCCGCTTACCCCGGTGTGAGCCGTTCCGCTCTGTCTCCCCACAGGACACCGGGAACCGGCGAGCGGCCGACAAGCTCATCTGCGACCTGGATGAGAATAAAGACGGGCGCATCAGCTTCGAGGAGTACTGGACCTTGATAGGCGGCATCGCCAGCCCCATCGCCCAGATCATccgccagcaggagcagagcgtCAAGCTCACCAAGTAGCCGGCGGCACCCAGACCCCCGCATGGGCGCAGCCCCCCGGGCTCAGCCCCTGCTTCTCCACAGCTCCCCGCTTCTCGCCTCTCCTGCTGCTGAGCCCGGTCCTGAGCCCCAGCCCGTCCTGGTTCACCCCGGTTCACCCCGGTTCACCCCGGTGCGCCCCGGTGTCCCCACAGCTTTGCTGGCTGAGCTGAGCCATGTCGGGatgcagctgggtgggcagacCCTGCgggtgggagctgggggtgcgAGGCCATGGCAGCCTCGGGGGGCTCCTCCTTGCCCCACGCCATCCCTGCCCTCATCCCCCCGACAAGCCCTGTCCTCACCGGGCAAGATGCAAAAGGAAAGGCTTCCCCTCATCTAGGACACAAATTCTGCCTGTTCTCAGacctctggggcacagccccgcTGGCAGAAACCCATCACTACCAGGACCCCCCTCTCCCCTCGGAGCTGACCCTGAACATTGGGGGTGTCGTTGGGAAGAAGGCGCCTTTCCCCCTGCGCAAGCCGGTGAAGGGTCTGTCCTGCCTGCGCTCCCTGGTGCTCTGGTcccctgggctgggggagcgTGCGGTCCCCTCCGGGCGCCACCACTGTGGTTATTTATTGCAGCAATAAAGTTTGGAGGAGCAGTGGGTGGCAGAGGCTTTGCCTTCCCAGGGGGTTCCCCCCAGCCTGCGTGCACCGAGGCGACGCGGGGGGCTGAGGGTCTgccctgtcccctgtcacccACCCACTCACAGCATGGTCTGGGCTGGTGACAACGTCCGTCCCAGCTCTCCGGCCTCGCAGGGATGAGCTTCCTGGGGCGATGGAGCCACCACGAGGTGTCAGCAGACACCCTGGCCTCCCAGCaccccaccagccctgcagcaccccaaaCCGCTGACTGGGGCACAGGGCGTGGACACTGCGGCTGCATGGCCCAGGGACCCTGTCCAGGTCCCCATGTGGGGTCTGAGCAGCCTGAGACCACGGCCCCATGTCtgtgcaccccaggacatggccACACATCCCAGGTGATCTtgtccatgtccccatgtgGGGTCTGAGCAGCCTGGGGCCACAGCCCCATGTCtgtgcaccccaggacatggccACACATCCCAGGTGACCTtgtccatgtccccatgtgGGGTCTGAGCAGCCTGGGGCCACAGCCCCATGTCTGTGCACCCCAAGGACCACAGCCCCACATCTGTACACCCCAAGGACCACAGCCCCACATCTGTACACCCCAAGGACCACAGCCCCACATCTGTGCACCCAAGGACATGGCCACACATCCTGGGGGGACCTtgtccatgtccccatgtgGGGTCTGAGCAGCCTGGGGCCACAGCCCCACGTTCATGCACCCCAAGGACATGGCCACCCCAATCCTGGGGATCTTGGGGCACCCCAACTCCTGTGCTGCATCTCAGTGCACCCCATGCCCCCCTCCCAGGCTGGGATAACCTCCGTGGCGCCGCGTGTGCCGGGACGCCGCGGGCCGGCAGCGCTCGGCGGGGACCGTGTCGCCGCTCGGCTTGTGGCGCCTGGGGACGCCCACGGTGTTGGCAGAGAGCCCGGCCCGGCAGCCTCAGCGCCTGCTGGGGATTTTCCACTGGGAGGGGACTTGGCACTGGGCCTGCCATCATGGCGCtgccccccgtgccccccactcccatggcaggggggtggcaGCGCTTTGGAGCTGAGACCCCTTTCCCCAGCCAGACCCTCCTCGCTGACCCTGCTGCTCCCCTCCGCCATGCAGGAGCATCACCGGCTCCTCCCGTCCCCCTGCTGGCGCTGCccaccttcccctgccctgCAGCGCTGGGGGTCCCGGGCAAACTGGGGGTGCCCCCATGGGCGATGGCGCAGTGGGGCAGGGCTGCGCTGAGTCACGGTGCAGGAATCCTCAGGCGTGGGCAGGGCTGTGACTCACCGCGCTGGCGATGGGGCGAGCGGGGCTCGGCCGGTGCTGCTCACACGGAATCCCAGCCATCCCGCAGCCTCGGCGTCTCTAGACGCGACCTGGAGCGTGAGGGGCAACCGACCCCCAGCACCTTTCATTTGTAGATGCGGATGGGCTGCAGCGCTCAGAATCAATTCAGGATGTCCCCCCCTTGTTCATGCTTCTCTGCAGGACCcgagcagccgggctggggctCCGAGCACTTGCAATCCCCACGCTGGTGCTGGTTCAAGCTGGGCATGTTATTTCccaccccagagctgctcagagcaAACAGGGGTGCATGGGGAGCTCAGGGCatgggaggagctgctgcagggcacgggcATGCAGGACAGAGCAAACAGGGGTGCATGGGGAGCCCAGGACACGGGAGGAGCTGCCACAGGGCACAGGCATGCAGGACGTTGGTGTGTCCAGGGGAGAGTGTTGCACAGGCATCCGCATGGGCAGGTGGTGGTTTGTGTGCTCAGCGgctgcacccatgggtgctccccTGGAAAGCCCTGGGGCACTCTGCAACAGCACCATATGGCAGGCGGGGAGCGGGatgctgtggggctgcgggACAGGGATAGAGGTGCCAGGCTCTGCGGGTGGCCCCAATTTAGGGAGCTCGAGCCCACGGTCCTGTacctgtgtccccagcaggaTCGGCTCTGGGCACCCTGTGCCAGCTGCTAACCCAGTCCTGGTAGTGCAGCAACCTCCATGTCCCACGTGGCACAAGGTTTGTAAGGTTTCAGAAAACACCCCAAATATGTTCCCCCACAGCCTTCCCCAGGCGCCACAACcctgggagaaggaaaacaggttCTCCTGCAATCCCCAGAGACTGAAAGGTCGGCTCAGGATGCTCAGGGCCACCTTGGGTTTTGCCAGATGAGGATTCACCCTGGCTCCCTCCTCCAAACACCACAAGCCCTTGCAGGGGGCAGCAATGCAAGTAGAACTGGGGTCTGCGGACCAAAGCCAGGCGCGCTCCCCGCTGCCCTGCCAGCGCGGCCACCAGGCTGGGAGAAGCTCTGGCCCCCAGCATTGCCACCTTCCACCAGCACTCGGGGAAGGAGGGTGACAGGTACCAGCTGAGCAAGGGCGGGCTGAAGGAGCTGCCCGGCTATATGGGGGGGACACATTGGACTGAGTCCCACCAGCATCCTCATGTCACTCCCCACCACTGAGAGGGTCAGGGAAGGCTTGTTCCTCCCCGAAACTGCTTACCCCCATCTGCCGACACCACGCGTTGCGGTTGATGCCGTGGCCGGTGAACgatgtccttgacccctctgt encodes the following:
- the S100A16 gene encoding protein S100-A16 codes for the protein MEQCTELEWAVQVLVNNFDKYSSHRCCCKKPRRITKKEFRKMLSHELNHMLTDTGNRRAADKLICDLDENKDGRISFEEYWTLIGGIASPIAQIIRQQEQSVKLTK